Proteins from a single region of Bos indicus x Bos taurus breed Angus x Brahman F1 hybrid chromosome 29, Bos_hybrid_MaternalHap_v2.0, whole genome shotgun sequence:
- the CSRP3 gene encoding cysteine and glycine-rich protein 3 yields the protein MPNWGGGAKCGACEKTVYHAEEIQCNGRSFHKTCFHCMACRKALDSTTVAAHESEIYCKVCYGRRYGPKGIGYGQGAGCLSTDTGEHLGLQFQQSPKQARSATTSSNPSKFAKFGESEKCPRCGKSVYAAEKVMGGGKPWHKTCFRCAICGKSLESTNVTDKDGELYCKVCYAKNFGPTGIGFGGLTHQVEKKD from the exons ATGCCAAACTGGGGTGGAGGAGCGAAATGCGGAGCCTGCGAAAAGACCGTCTACCACGCAGAAGAAATCCAGTGCAATGGGAGGAGTTTCCACAAGACCTGTTTCCACTGCA TGGCCTGCAGGAAGGCACTGGACAGCACCACGGTGGCAGCTCATGAGTCAGAGATCTACTGTAAGGTCTGCTACGGGCGCCGGTATGGCCCCAAAGGGATCGGGTATGGACAAGGCGCTGGCTGCCTCAGCACGGACACAGGCGAACACCTGGGACTCCAGTTCCAACA GTCCCCAAAGCAGGCACGTTCAGCCACCACCAGCAGCAACCCTTCCAAGTTTGCGAAGTTTGGAGAATCGGAGAAGTGCCCTCGATGCGGAAAGTCGGTCTATGCTGCTGAGAAGGTGATGGGAGGTGGTAAG CCTTGGCACAAGACCTGTTTTCGCTGCGCCATCTGTGGGAAGAGTCTAGAGTCCACAAACGTCACTGACAAAGATGGGGAACTTTACTGCAAAG TGTGCTATGCCAAAAACTTCGGCCCTACAGGTATTGGGTTTGGGGGCCTTACACACCAAGTGGAAAAGAAAGATTGA